A single Kitasatospora kifunensis DNA region contains:
- a CDS encoding Hsp70 family protein has translation MYGLDIGDSYARIAWLDADGRPVAADPPPDLPAVPATVLGTPGTELRVGRAPGAVSARSRLLARSAGSMATAEALVGCVLAELTRRSLAAGRPAPHEVVLGRPAAGDGEPELRRAAQAAGLRVEKVLPEPVAAALHYEAIRDGVRNSVLVYDQGATGLQLSLLAVDGHERTVSVLETVRHPLGGDHWDQALATELRRRLGASDTDTDPDGSLRHTAERLRLGLDTADSAQHQVRWAGAERTVVLDRETFESLVRPLREQSVAAVGALLRRARERGWEVPESLLLAGGLSATPGTAELFEPLGLYVRSRAPQAAVASGLALASTFGMLWVESVPRASTPGTPLPVAAGPLPKPLPDPDPLPTEPLSAGPLPTVSDPDPLSAPAGPVAPGTPGPEPEPVPVPGPVLEKVPTVSTQGTQPLAHPATAPDTDLLSPPPVEEQPTEEQPTERQPTVEYPTPQPHAPEHAPESTPEHAPEHAVPVEQLDVLRRDDHLLVRWAWPEGSREAQVSWRLEDPAPAGVARSGELRCSRRSYQHDGGLTLPVGRGAITLTVWALAPDPADPLAPPAVLQLPAQLPLVHYDVLVRRGLRGWAIRPGRRTWSARLVFTAEAGCLLPPLQVVHGLGRTRPTRAGEGTVLRELPEQRLEARVPLTLKLPVPATRGTSWLVCLSATPEDPSVDLRPIALHRLKLTSSPP, from the coding sequence ATGTACGGACTGGACATCGGCGACAGCTACGCGCGAATCGCCTGGCTGGACGCCGACGGGCGGCCGGTAGCGGCCGACCCGCCGCCCGATCTGCCCGCGGTTCCGGCCACCGTGCTCGGCACACCCGGCACGGAGCTGCGGGTCGGCCGCGCGCCGGGCGCGGTCTCGGCCCGCTCGCGCCTGCTGGCGCGATCCGCCGGCAGCATGGCCACCGCCGAGGCCCTGGTGGGCTGCGTGCTGGCGGAGCTGACGCGGCGTTCCCTTGCGGCGGGGCGGCCCGCACCGCATGAGGTGGTGCTGGGCCGCCCTGCCGCCGGGGACGGCGAGCCGGAGCTGCGCCGCGCGGCGCAGGCCGCCGGGCTGCGGGTCGAGAAGGTGCTGCCCGAGCCGGTGGCGGCCGCCCTGCACTACGAGGCGATCCGGGACGGGGTGCGCAACTCGGTGCTCGTCTACGACCAGGGCGCGACCGGTCTCCAACTGTCGCTGCTGGCCGTGGACGGGCACGAGCGCACCGTCTCCGTGCTGGAGACCGTCCGCCATCCGCTCGGCGGCGACCACTGGGACCAGGCCCTGGCGACCGAGCTGCGGCGCCGGCTCGGTGCTTCGGACACGGACACGGATCCGGACGGCAGCCTGCGGCACACCGCCGAGCGGCTGCGGCTCGGCCTCGACACGGCCGACAGCGCGCAGCACCAGGTCCGCTGGGCGGGCGCCGAGCGCACGGTGGTGCTGGACCGGGAGACCTTCGAGAGCCTGGTCCGCCCGCTGCGCGAGCAGTCCGTGGCGGCGGTCGGGGCGCTGCTGCGGCGGGCCCGCGAGCGCGGCTGGGAGGTGCCGGAGAGCCTGCTGCTGGCGGGCGGGCTGAGCGCCACGCCGGGGACCGCCGAGCTGTTCGAGCCGCTCGGGCTGTACGTCCGCTCTCGGGCTCCGCAGGCGGCGGTGGCGAGCGGACTGGCGCTGGCCTCGACCTTCGGCATGCTCTGGGTGGAGAGCGTCCCGCGGGCGAGCACACCGGGCACGCCGCTGCCCGTGGCGGCCGGGCCACTGCCGAAGCCGCTGCCGGATCCTGATCCGCTGCCAACTGAGCCACTGTCAGCAGGGCCGCTGCCGACGGTGTCGGATCCTGATCCGCTGTCCGCTCCGGCCGGGCCGGTGGCGCCGGGCACGCCGGGGCCGGAGCCGGAGCCAGTCCCGGTCCCGGGCCCGGTCCTCGAGAAGGTTCCCACCGTCTCCACCCAGGGGACGCAGCCGCTCGCACACCCGGCCACGGCGCCCGACACCGACCTCCTTTCCCCGCCACCCGTCGAGGAGCAGCCCACCGAGGAGCAGCCCACCGAGCGCCAACCCACCGTCGAGTACCCCACCCCGCAACCCCACGCCCCCGAGCACGCCCCCGAGAGCACCCCCGAGCACGCCCCCGAGCACGCCGTCCCCGTCGAGCAGCTCGACGTGCTGCGCCGCGACGACCACCTGCTGGTCCGCTGGGCCTGGCCCGAGGGCAGCCGCGAGGCGCAGGTCAGCTGGCGCCTGGAGGACCCCGCGCCCGCGGGTGTCGCGCGCAGCGGTGAGCTGCGCTGCTCGCGCCGCAGCTACCAGCACGACGGCGGCCTGACCCTCCCGGTCGGGCGCGGCGCGATCACGCTCACCGTCTGGGCCCTCGCGCCCGACCCGGCGGATCCGCTGGCCCCGCCCGCCGTCCTGCAACTGCCCGCCCAACTGCCGCTGGTGCACTACGACGTACTGGTCCGGCGCGGCCTGCGCGGCTGGGCCATCCGGCCAGGGCGGCGCACCTGGAGCGCCCGGCTGGTCTTCACCGCCGAGGCCGGCTGCCTGCTCCCGCCGCTCCAGGTGGTGCACGGCCTCGGCCGTACCCGCCCGACCCGGGCCGGGGAGGGCACCGTCCTGCGTGAACTGCCCGAGCAGCGGCTGGAAGCGCGCGTCCCGCTCACCCTCAAGCTGCCCGTCCCCGCCACTCGCGGCACCTCCTGGCTGGTCTGCCTGTCGGCGACGCCCGAGGACCCGTCCGTCGACCTGCGTCCGATCGCCCTGCACAGACTGAAATTGACCTCCTCGCCGCCCTAA
- a CDS encoding protein kinase domain-containing protein gives MVVNVLAADGRHWRLTEQIGQGGEGVVFAVDGRPELVAKLVPRPLDPAAHRQRIERLVRQRREPRTVRLLRGALGTVAWPLAAVRTVRGDGQGYLMADLRHRYQPLDRLLFTADRQEHFPDASWATALRVAAALAALLAAVHAEGYLVGDLKPGNIWVDERGGVALSDVDSWQFTDRGQLFESRPRTPGYAAPERVTNPTGVLTRAADDFVLAVLVHQLLMAGLHPFLGLPPDGSPYLSLDDNVLHGRCRLTDRQSVLLPEPLPPVDLLPVVLRTLLRVAFGVSGRTGPDSRPTAADWARALAAESGTGRLRGCPVSRRHVHTVERPWCPWCDLARRGHQEYPSEADAPGAAPDRAPRAAPAAARSSARTSGRSR, from the coding sequence GTGGTCGTGAACGTCCTGGCCGCGGACGGGCGGCACTGGCGGCTGACCGAGCAGATCGGCCAGGGCGGCGAGGGCGTGGTCTTCGCCGTTGACGGCCGCCCGGAGCTGGTGGCCAAGCTGGTGCCGCGCCCGCTGGACCCGGCGGCCCACCGGCAGCGGATCGAGCGGCTGGTGCGCCAGCGGCGCGAGCCGCGTACCGTCCGGCTGCTCCGCGGCGCGCTCGGCACGGTGGCCTGGCCGCTGGCGGCGGTGCGCACCGTGCGCGGCGACGGGCAGGGCTACCTGATGGCCGACCTGCGCCACCGCTACCAGCCGCTGGACCGGCTGCTCTTCACGGCCGACCGCCAGGAACACTTCCCGGACGCCAGCTGGGCGACCGCGCTGCGGGTCGCGGCCGCCCTGGCCGCCCTGCTGGCCGCGGTGCACGCGGAGGGCTACCTGGTCGGGGACCTGAAGCCGGGCAACATCTGGGTCGACGAGCGGGGTGGCGTCGCACTCTCCGACGTGGACTCCTGGCAGTTCACCGACCGCGGGCAGCTCTTCGAGAGCCGGCCGCGCACGCCCGGCTACGCGGCACCGGAACGGGTCACGAACCCGACCGGCGTGCTGACCCGGGCGGCGGACGACTTCGTGCTGGCGGTGCTGGTCCACCAGCTGCTGATGGCGGGTCTGCACCCGTTCCTCGGGCTGCCGCCGGACGGCAGCCCCTACCTCTCGCTGGACGACAACGTGCTGCACGGGCGCTGTCGCCTGACGGACCGGCAGAGCGTGCTGCTGCCCGAGCCGCTGCCACCGGTGGACCTGCTGCCGGTCGTGCTGCGCACCCTGCTGCGGGTCGCCTTCGGGGTGTCAGGCCGCACCGGGCCCGACAGCCGGCCGACAGCGGCCGACTGGGCCCGGGCGCTCGCCGCGGAGTCGGGCACGGGACGGCTGCGCGGCTGCCCGGTGAGCCGCCGGCACGTCCACACCGTGGAACGGCCCTGGTGCCCGTGGTGCGACCTGGCCCGACGCGGCCACCAGGAGTACCCGTCGGAGGCCGACGCCCCTGGCGCGGCGCCGGATCGCGCGCCCCGGGCCGCACCGGCCGCGGCCCGGTCGTCAGCGCGAACCTCAGGGAGGAGCCGTTGA
- a CDS encoding TRAFAC clade GTPase domain-containing protein — protein sequence MAASLACPYCYETFTVREIMFRCSTQTSPAGKRCKRERDPVLVERRGLRGELGPVFTADGRTQLAPCPQCEAVTTFRICPVCHSTLPAQFGVVDNRLIAMVGAKASGKTVYMTVLLHELMNRVGARGGFALMAADDETMTRFGTDYQEPLYQDSQLFHGTRTAVANDNRVDPLVFRFGLERRRLLHSRPEHTLLSFFDTAGEDFNSHESIQVNTRYLANADGIILILDPLQFPGSRPLARPGSVLPQTEGEDSPINVLSRVTSMLLPYRAGGGLGARLRPSRRGAGRISTPIAVVFAKLDAFWDGLAPGSPLLAQPPGDERFHTADSLDVHEEVRHLLREWRGGAIDQILETNYQRYRYFGISALGNSPTADSRVAPTGIQPYRVTDPLLWLLSEFGSVARHGRG from the coding sequence ATGGCCGCCAGCCTCGCCTGCCCGTACTGCTACGAGACCTTCACGGTCCGCGAGATCATGTTCCGGTGCAGCACCCAGACCAGCCCGGCCGGCAAGCGCTGCAAGCGTGAGCGGGATCCGGTACTGGTCGAACGCCGGGGCCTGCGCGGCGAACTCGGCCCGGTCTTCACCGCCGACGGGCGCACCCAGCTCGCTCCGTGCCCGCAGTGCGAGGCCGTGACCACCTTCCGGATCTGCCCGGTCTGCCACAGCACGCTGCCCGCCCAGTTCGGGGTGGTGGACAACCGGCTGATCGCCATGGTCGGTGCCAAGGCCTCCGGCAAGACGGTCTACATGACCGTGCTGCTGCACGAGTTGATGAACAGGGTGGGCGCCCGTGGTGGCTTCGCGCTGATGGCCGCCGACGACGAGACGATGACCCGGTTCGGCACCGACTACCAGGAGCCGCTCTACCAGGACAGCCAGCTCTTCCACGGCACCCGGACCGCCGTGGCCAACGACAACCGGGTGGACCCGCTCGTCTTCCGGTTCGGCCTGGAGCGCCGGCGGCTGCTGCACTCGCGCCCTGAGCACACGCTGCTCTCCTTCTTCGACACCGCGGGCGAGGACTTCAACTCGCACGAGAGCATCCAGGTGAACACCCGCTACCTGGCCAACGCCGACGGGATCATCCTGATCCTGGACCCGCTCCAGTTCCCCGGCAGCCGCCCGCTCGCGCGGCCGGGCAGCGTGCTGCCGCAGACCGAGGGGGAGGACTCCCCCATCAACGTGCTCTCCCGGGTGACCAGCATGCTGCTGCCCTACCGAGCCGGCGGCGGCCTCGGCGCGCGCCTGCGCCCGAGCCGCCGCGGGGCGGGCCGGATCAGCACGCCGATCGCGGTGGTCTTCGCCAAACTCGACGCCTTCTGGGACGGCCTCGCGCCGGGCAGCCCGCTGCTCGCCCAACCGCCGGGCGACGAGCGCTTCCACACCGCGGACAGCCTCGACGTCCACGAGGAGGTGCGGCACCTGCTGCGGGAGTGGCGCGGCGGGGCGATCGACCAGATCCTGGAGACCAACTACCAGCGCTACCGGTACTTCGGGATCTCCGCACTCGGCAACAGCCCCACGGCCGACAGCCGGGTGGCGCCCACCGGCATCCAGCCCTACCGGGTGACCGATCCACTGCTCTGGCTGCTGAGCGAGTTCGGCTCGGTGGCCAGGCACGGGCGGGGGTGA
- a CDS encoding AAA family ATPase: MTDHRQEPSGGRALAPAAAPRWALSLYWELCRGRQAILTGQVRDRWWLDGRPAAFRTVLAAFLHFNGSEVVAWWDPVDGLTFPLANHQERFEELARQAPQDARRAEPTGPSDLAGPPGAAGSEAAGAGSEGVGSEGPEAGTARRGRRRAATGGVLQQRPARQLASVDEALAEAHRLACHEGSSIAFVFEDLDHALPVGESSSAVGYLRLRTAMTDAVTPRSASHPVPLPQRPRNPVLAVVGDLGRLPTWLHREDPRTVVLHVDPPDQTERRRWFSMIGREFNGGALAASAEFEPLVAASDGMTGWELDALARSSHVRRVAVQEPGKLLDRHRLNVNIDPWTQLDRRTIAEAAGELGERVIGQRAAVDAVVAALQAAYIGVGFGSSGASRPRGSFFFVGPTGVGKTELAKSVAQLIFGDPSAYARFDMSEYQQEHAAERLAGAPPGYLGYERGGELTRRVQERPFSVLLFDEIEKAHPVVLDKFLQILEDGRLTDGQGRTAYFSQSLIIFTSNTGADGLPELLAEHGGELPYPLLQEHFTDAVERKFRAIGRPEIYGRLKPGVVVFDMLRTEHVVGIAERLLAQLVESVRERHRIELLPERASLHRWITERMAEPERQAYGGRQIRNEFEAVLLAVVRHLMEHCPPAGSRLRLSVDEHDTVRVDPEPTAGED, translated from the coding sequence ATGACGGACCATCGGCAGGAGCCGTCGGGCGGGCGGGCCCTGGCCCCGGCGGCGGCGCCGCGCTGGGCGCTCTCGCTCTACTGGGAGCTGTGCCGCGGCCGGCAGGCGATCCTCACCGGCCAGGTCCGCGACCGCTGGTGGCTGGACGGGCGGCCGGCCGCCTTCCGTACCGTGCTGGCCGCCTTCCTGCACTTCAACGGGTCCGAGGTGGTGGCCTGGTGGGATCCGGTGGACGGCCTGACCTTCCCGTTGGCCAACCATCAGGAGCGCTTCGAGGAGCTGGCCAGGCAGGCCCCCCAGGACGCCCGGCGCGCCGAGCCCACCGGCCCGAGCGACCTCGCGGGCCCGCCCGGGGCCGCCGGCTCCGAGGCCGCGGGAGCCGGCAGCGAGGGAGTCGGGAGCGAGGGGCCCGAGGCAGGGACCGCGCGGCGCGGCCGCCGCCGAGCCGCCACCGGTGGAGTGCTCCAGCAGCGCCCGGCCCGCCAGTTGGCCTCGGTCGACGAGGCGCTCGCCGAGGCGCACCGGCTGGCCTGCCACGAGGGCAGCTCGATCGCCTTCGTCTTCGAGGACCTCGACCACGCCCTACCGGTCGGCGAATCCAGCAGCGCCGTGGGCTACCTGCGGCTGCGCACGGCCATGACGGACGCGGTCACCCCGCGCTCGGCCTCGCACCCCGTTCCGCTGCCGCAGCGCCCGCGCAACCCGGTACTCGCCGTGGTCGGCGACCTCGGACGGCTGCCCACCTGGCTGCACCGCGAGGACCCGCGCACCGTGGTCCTGCACGTCGACCCGCCGGACCAGACCGAGCGGCGGCGCTGGTTCAGCATGATCGGCCGGGAGTTCAACGGCGGCGCGCTGGCGGCCTCGGCCGAGTTCGAGCCACTGGTGGCCGCCAGCGACGGGATGACCGGCTGGGAGCTGGACGCGCTGGCCCGCTCCTCGCACGTGCGCCGGGTGGCCGTGCAGGAGCCCGGCAAGCTGCTGGACCGCCACCGGCTCAACGTCAACATCGACCCGTGGACCCAGCTGGACCGCCGGACCATCGCCGAGGCGGCCGGCGAGCTGGGCGAGCGGGTGATCGGCCAGCGGGCCGCGGTGGACGCGGTGGTCGCCGCCCTGCAGGCGGCCTACATCGGCGTCGGCTTCGGCAGCTCGGGGGCCTCGCGGCCGCGCGGCTCGTTCTTCTTCGTCGGCCCGACCGGCGTGGGCAAGACCGAACTCGCCAAGTCCGTCGCCCAGTTGATATTCGGCGATCCCAGCGCCTACGCCCGCTTCGACATGAGCGAGTACCAGCAGGAGCACGCCGCCGAGCGGCTGGCCGGCGCGCCACCCGGCTACCTGGGCTACGAACGTGGCGGCGAGCTGACCCGCCGGGTGCAGGAACGCCCGTTCAGCGTGCTGCTCTTCGACGAGATCGAGAAGGCCCACCCGGTGGTACTCGACAAGTTCCTGCAGATCCTGGAGGACGGTCGGCTGACGGACGGTCAGGGCCGGACCGCGTACTTCTCGCAGAGTCTGATCATCTTCACCTCCAACACCGGCGCCGACGGCCTGCCCGAGCTGCTCGCCGAGCACGGCGGCGAACTCCCCTACCCGCTCCTCCAGGAGCACTTCACCGACGCGGTGGAGCGCAAGTTCCGGGCGATCGGCCGGCCGGAGATCTACGGGCGGCTCAAGCCCGGCGTGGTGGTGTTCGACATGCTGCGCACCGAGCACGTGGTCGGCATCGCCGAGCGGCTGCTCGCCCAGCTCGTCGAGTCGGTGCGCGAGCGCCACCGGATCGAGCTGCTGCCCGAGCGGGCGAGCCTGCACCGGTGGATCACCGAGCGGATGGCCGAACCGGAGCGGCAGGCGTACGGCGGGCGGCAGATCCGCAACGAGTTCGAGGCCGTGCTGCTGGCGGTGGTGCGGCACCTGATGGAGCACTGCCCGCCGGCCGGCAGCCGACTGCGGCTGAGCGTCGACGAGCACGACACGGTCCGGGTGGACCCCGAGCCGACGGCAGGTGAGGACTGA
- a CDS encoding 4Fe-4S single cluster domain-containing protein, which translates to MNNQPATERSARLSVARTLDQCSVLGPGSRAVIWVQGCPLRCRGCVAAETLPFAPAEQGRPVAELVDWLAALPGIEGVTLSGGEPFAQADALVELLDQLRQRRPELSAMAYSGFRLTALRRGSPGQRALLERLDLLVDGPYVAALHADLRWRGSTNQRIHLLTQRYAKALAEPDTSAGLQLSVGLDGAVSWAGVPAVPGFRAELERRLATGGFELRQDTPDHSPQAVPPTPKGTR; encoded by the coding sequence TTGAACAACCAACCAGCGACCGAGCGCAGTGCGCGACTCTCCGTCGCCCGCACCCTGGACCAGTGCTCGGTCCTCGGCCCGGGATCGCGGGCCGTGATCTGGGTGCAGGGCTGCCCGCTGCGCTGCCGCGGCTGCGTGGCCGCCGAGACACTGCCGTTCGCCCCGGCGGAGCAGGGCAGGCCGGTCGCCGAGCTGGTCGACTGGCTGGCCGCACTGCCGGGGATCGAGGGCGTCACGCTCTCCGGCGGCGAGCCGTTCGCCCAGGCCGACGCGCTGGTGGAGCTGCTCGACCAGCTGCGCCAGCGGCGCCCGGAACTGTCCGCGATGGCCTACTCCGGTTTCCGGCTGACGGCACTGCGCCGCGGCAGCCCCGGTCAGCGGGCCCTGCTGGAGCGGCTCGACCTGCTGGTGGACGGTCCGTACGTGGCCGCCCTGCACGCCGACCTGCGCTGGCGCGGTTCCACCAACCAGCGGATCCACCTCCTGACCCAGCGCTATGCCAAGGCGCTGGCAGAACCCGACACCAGCGCCGGGCTGCAGCTCTCCGTCGGCCTCGACGGCGCCGTCTCCTGGGCCGGCGTGCCGGCCGTTCCCGGCTTCCGAGCCGAGCTGGAACGCCGGCTCGCGACGGGCGGCTTCGAGCTGCGGCAGGACACACCGGACCACTCCCCGCAGGCAGTACCCCCCACCCCGAAAGGAACCCGATGA
- a CDS encoding GTPase-associated protein 1-related protein, which yields MAFQQLYYTSCEHGLSGYAGYQFNAVTPEVSAETMRQVEALTAYEPPRSLLNSQTPQELARCPVNLVHVPGSPCLSARVGYVGRDSARRFGNYFVHALSTADFGHDGGGRLGIELWDSPLWRSTPVESTQLPELTSVPPGPLSRPAVGRFLREHPHGELLGPLLAATLDALAHERTVLLVEHDSDRVAHWFAALCYLLPPPLARQLSFATYLHRPDRARLHLVGTVPEIRIDLGPDQQDAFHLLDLVQGRVPQLPTHPLVRLLARIDLPAARIFWARTEEYLLGDEQVADDWHGPAAATAAAGGTPLTQQDITAVIAWLKRADWLPDPAVGAVIGNLHRQQRLSREQLAELIRTARAAGLPALTQQLTGEVVEHDLLLFRDGSPQALELVPITDPQQRTQTTALWLTLFQAAHGSAALRLLAWADGAGLTPPEPELARHGARITEQLLATAVTANSLAGLAQPLSAAVQRWPGFRLGLVDAVLRLEGGRPGQFREVLRMLPAELITAEDLAGRRALLEDFLVVRVERRPQLAVQALLEILRLRGTGLLDLVLLQSLWPGSGNRWSHSEALALLPRLAPDLRWDAGARQWLAATVLREVPGALELANFLLLSEMLAVPARDSWLTNDAKRCVGYTMELQRLLEQAQSADRLAKLLDRPPPEHWLPAWALLRRRLPRALADRMVLDPIATGALLGELDQLDQRTTHAYLTLLNEQTRRVGRATPASPPLISHLAAISCTPLAEEPRALVKATLEHARDHWPAADLARLVRTLEPVHQLWAEHLARALAQRQPTVGQRVTSWLPGRRRQPDGTRPAPQTPEE from the coding sequence ATGGCCTTCCAGCAGCTGTACTACACCTCCTGCGAGCACGGCCTGAGCGGCTACGCGGGCTACCAGTTCAACGCGGTCACCCCGGAGGTCTCCGCCGAGACGATGCGCCAGGTGGAGGCGCTCACCGCCTACGAGCCGCCCCGCTCGCTGCTCAACTCGCAGACCCCGCAGGAGCTGGCGCGCTGTCCGGTGAACCTGGTGCACGTGCCGGGCAGCCCCTGCCTGTCGGCGCGGGTGGGCTACGTCGGGCGCGACTCCGCGCGGCGCTTCGGCAACTACTTCGTCCATGCCCTGAGCACCGCGGACTTCGGGCACGACGGCGGCGGCCGGTTGGGCATCGAGCTCTGGGACTCGCCTCTGTGGCGGAGCACACCGGTCGAGAGCACCCAGCTGCCCGAACTCACCAGCGTCCCCCCTGGTCCGCTATCCCGCCCCGCGGTCGGCCGCTTCCTGCGCGAACACCCGCACGGCGAACTGCTGGGACCGCTGCTCGCCGCGACCCTGGACGCGTTGGCGCACGAGCGCACGGTGCTGCTGGTGGAGCACGACTCGGATCGGGTCGCGCACTGGTTCGCGGCCCTCTGCTACCTGCTGCCGCCACCGCTGGCCCGTCAACTCTCCTTCGCCACCTACCTGCACCGGCCCGACCGGGCCAGGCTGCACCTGGTCGGCACGGTGCCGGAGATCCGGATCGACCTCGGACCGGATCAGCAGGACGCCTTCCACCTGCTGGACCTGGTGCAGGGCCGGGTCCCGCAGCTGCCGACGCACCCGCTGGTGCGGCTGCTCGCCCGGATCGACCTGCCCGCGGCCCGGATCTTCTGGGCCCGCACCGAGGAGTACCTGCTCGGCGACGAGCAGGTCGCCGACGACTGGCACGGCCCCGCCGCGGCGACCGCGGCGGCGGGCGGTACCCCGCTGACCCAGCAGGACATCACGGCGGTGATCGCCTGGCTGAAGCGCGCCGACTGGCTGCCGGACCCGGCGGTCGGAGCCGTCATCGGCAACCTGCACCGCCAGCAGCGGCTCAGCCGCGAGCAGTTGGCCGAGCTGATCCGCACGGCACGCGCCGCCGGGCTGCCCGCTCTCACCCAGCAGCTGACCGGCGAGGTGGTCGAGCACGACCTGCTGCTCTTCCGGGACGGCTCCCCGCAAGCCCTGGAGCTGGTCCCGATCACCGACCCGCAGCAGCGGACGCAGACCACCGCCCTGTGGCTGACGCTCTTTCAGGCAGCCCACGGCTCAGCCGCGCTGCGCCTGCTGGCCTGGGCGGACGGCGCCGGCTTGACCCCACCCGAGCCCGAACTCGCCCGGCACGGCGCCCGGATCACCGAGCAGCTGCTCGCCACCGCGGTGACCGCCAACTCACTGGCCGGACTGGCACAGCCGCTGTCGGCCGCCGTCCAGCGCTGGCCCGGCTTCCGCCTCGGCCTGGTGGACGCCGTGCTGCGGCTGGAGGGCGGGCGCCCCGGGCAGTTCCGCGAGGTGCTGCGGATGCTGCCCGCCGAGCTGATCACCGCGGAGGACCTGGCCGGGCGCCGTGCCCTGCTGGAGGACTTCCTGGTGGTCCGGGTCGAACGCCGGCCGCAGCTGGCAGTCCAAGCGCTACTGGAGATCCTGCGGCTACGCGGGACGGGCCTGCTCGACCTCGTGCTGCTGCAGTCGCTCTGGCCGGGCAGCGGGAACCGCTGGTCCCACTCCGAGGCCCTCGCGCTCCTCCCGCGGCTGGCTCCGGACCTGCGCTGGGACGCGGGCGCCCGCCAGTGGCTCGCCGCGACCGTCCTGCGGGAGGTGCCCGGAGCGCTGGAGCTGGCCAACTTCCTGCTGCTGAGCGAGATGCTGGCCGTGCCGGCCAGGGACAGCTGGCTGACGAACGACGCGAAGCGCTGCGTCGGATACACGATGGAGCTGCAGCGGCTCCTGGAACAGGCGCAGTCCGCCGACCGCCTCGCCAAGCTGCTGGACCGGCCGCCGCCCGAGCACTGGCTGCCGGCCTGGGCCCTGCTACGCAGGCGGCTGCCGCGCGCGCTGGCCGACCGGATGGTGCTTGATCCCATCGCGACCGGGGCGCTGCTCGGAGAACTGGACCAACTGGACCAACGCACGACACACGCGTACCTCACCCTGCTCAACGAGCAGACCCGGCGGGTGGGCCGCGCCACCCCGGCGAGCCCGCCACTGATCAGCCACCTGGCGGCCATCAGCTGCACCCCACTGGCGGAGGAACCGCGGGCGCTGGTGAAGGCAACGCTCGAACACGCCCGTGACCACTGGCCCGCCGCGGATCTGGCCCGGCTGGTGCGCACCCTGGAACCGGTCCACCAGCTCTGGGCCGAGCACCTGGCACGTGCGCTGGCACAGCGCCAACCGACGGTCGGTCAGCGGGTCACGAGCTGGCTTCCCGGCCGCCGCAGGCAACCCGACGGCACCAGGCCCGCCCCGCAGACCCCCGAGGAGTGA
- a CDS encoding RNA-guided endonuclease InsQ/TnpB family protein codes for MHLRYSYRVYPTAGQRTLLARTFGCARVVYNDALAARKEAHKSGLPYPKSTDLQKQVITVAKKTAERAWLASVGVDPLIQSLRDLDTAYRNFFDAVSGKRRGGRVGLPVFKSRKDSRQSIRFSRNGFRIRGNGKLNLAKIGDVRVKWSRALPVEPSSVTVVLDPAGRYHASFVVDVEPDTLPELDTEVGIDLGLTTYAVLSDGTVIDNPRFLRKAEKRLKAAQRELSRKAKGSKNRAKARVKVAKAHAKVADTRKDWLHKQTTGIIRENQAIYLEDLNVRGLGRGRLAKSVHDAAWSTFRRLLEEKGARYGRTVGIVHRMFPSSQLCSECGYRDGPKPLVVRAWTCGACGVLHDRDLNAARNILAAGQADRLNAPGGPVRPGVAIPRQARPVERGTHLGDLPRTGIRAAGAGGIATP; via the coding sequence GTGCACCTCAGGTACTCCTATCGCGTCTATCCGACGGCAGGTCAGCGCACCTTGCTGGCCAGGACGTTCGGGTGTGCTCGGGTGGTGTACAACGACGCTCTCGCGGCACGGAAGGAGGCCCACAAGAGCGGCCTGCCGTATCCGAAGAGCACGGACCTGCAGAAGCAGGTCATCACGGTGGCGAAGAAGACCGCCGAGCGGGCATGGCTGGCCTCGGTCGGGGTGGACCCGCTGATCCAGTCCTTGCGGGACCTGGACACCGCGTACCGCAACTTCTTCGACGCGGTGTCGGGCAAGCGGCGCGGTGGCAGGGTGGGTCTGCCGGTGTTCAAGTCCCGCAAGGACAGCCGGCAGTCGATCCGGTTCAGTCGCAATGGGTTCCGCATCCGAGGCAACGGGAAGCTGAACCTGGCGAAGATCGGCGACGTACGGGTGAAGTGGTCCCGGGCGCTCCCGGTCGAGCCGTCGTCGGTGACGGTCGTCCTGGACCCGGCCGGGCGTTACCACGCGTCGTTCGTCGTGGACGTCGAGCCGGACACGCTGCCCGAACTCGACACCGAGGTCGGCATCGACCTCGGCTTGACCACCTACGCCGTGCTGTCGGACGGCACGGTGATCGACAACCCCCGGTTCCTGCGCAAGGCTGAGAAGAGGCTCAAGGCCGCGCAGCGGGAGTTGTCCCGCAAGGCCAAGGGGTCGAAGAACCGGGCCAAGGCCCGCGTCAAGGTCGCTAAGGCGCATGCCAAGGTGGCCGACACCCGCAAGGACTGGCTGCACAAGCAGACGACCGGGATCATCCGCGAGAACCAAGCGATCTACCTGGAAGACCTGAACGTGCGCGGCCTCGGCCGTGGGCGGCTGGCGAAGTCCGTGCACGACGCCGCCTGGTCCACCTTCCGGCGACTCCTCGAAGAGAAGGGCGCCAGGTACGGGCGCACGGTTGGCATCGTGCACCGCATGTTCCCGTCCTCCCAGCTCTGCTCGGAGTGCGGGTACCGCGACGGACCCAAACCACTCGTGGTCCGCGCGTGGACCTGTGGTGCGTGCGGTGTGCTGCATGACCGTGACCTCAACGCTGCTCGAAACATCCTGGCCGCCGGGCAGGCGGACAGGCTAAACGCCCCTGGAGGGCCGGTCAGACCCGGTGTGGCAATCCCACGCCAGGCACGGCCCGTTGAACGGGGAACCCACCTCGGCGACCTGCCACGCACGGGTATCCGTGCCGCAGGCGCGGGAGGAATCGCCACCCCTTAG